A genomic stretch from Microtus pennsylvanicus isolate mMicPen1 chromosome 11, mMicPen1.hap1, whole genome shotgun sequence includes:
- the Kif19 gene encoding kinesin-like protein KIF19 isoform X3, with translation MKDSGDSKDQQLMVALRVRPISVAELEEGATLIAHKVDEQMVVLMDPMEDPDDILRAHRSREKSYLFDVAFDFTATQEMVYQATTKSLIEGVISGYNATVFAYGPTGCGKTYTMLGTDHEPGIYVRTLNDLFRAIEETSNDMEYEVSMSYLEIYNEMIRDLLNPALGYLELREDSKGVIQVAGITEVSTINAKEIMQLLMKGNRQRTQEPTAANQTSSRSHAVLQVAVRQRSRVKNILQEVRQGRLFMIDLAGSERASQTQNRGQRMKEGAHINRSLLALGNCINALSDKGGNKYINYRDSKLTRLLKDSLGGNSRTVMIAHISPASTAFEESRNTLTYAGRAKNIRTRVKQNLLNVSYHIAQYTSIIADLRGEIQRLKCKIDQQAGRGQARGRLDRGDIRHIQAEVQLHSGQEGQAEMGQLREQLIGAFHEQMDVRRRLLELENQAMEVQIDTSRHLLTIAGWEHEKSRRALKWREERRKESYTKDDSEKDSDTGDEPDNLEPPEVASARENIAALVGEQKKLRKQKLALEQRCRELRARGRRLEETLPRRIGTEEQREVLSLLCRVHELEVENTEMQSHALLRDSALRHRREAVRRLEQHRSLCEEIIQGQRQIIDDFNLEIPRHLEELYEVYLRELEEGSLERATIMDRVASRALQDSSLPRITAPGTTLTPDSDLESVKTLSSETQRPQNNTLPPLGTDSESYHVFKVSPRAWQAKNSSMPTPPPIQVGTLVTQQMNSQDSLGSQINSSPDSSENLSEIPLSYKEKKEILTRTKCISVKAAQRRSRALGSEGRHLLAPATERSSQSLNSLSQADDVRPSGPLACKRPPSPTLQHAISEDNLSSSTGEGPSGAVGPRGDGTGPWLSRPKTHLLGPHPSEGGDRRMPACGRPSPGVRHLGKVTLPLAKVRFPPSQNTGSGNPSPLPVPPNPAAVSRRATRGPSLPHGSSTLGKDGRLRHN, from the exons ATGGTGGTTCTCATGGACCCAATGGAGGACCCTGATGACATCCTGCGGGCACACCGGTCTCGGGAGAAGTCGTACCTATTCGATGTGGCCTTTGACTTCACTGCCACCCAG GAGATGGTGTATCAGGCCACCACCAAGAGCCTCATTGAGGGTGTCATCTCAGGGTACAATGCCACTGTGTTTGCCTATGGCCCTACAG GCTGTGGGAAGACCTACACCATGCTGGGCACTGACCATGAGCCGGGCATCTATGTTCGGACCCTGAATGACCTGTTCCGAGCCATTGAGGAGACCAGCAATGACATGGAATATGAGGTGTCCATGTCCTACCTGGAG ATCTACAATGAGATGATCCGGGACCTGCTGAACCCCGCCCTGGGGTACCTGGAGCTGCGGGAGGACTCCAAAGGGGTGATCCAGGTGGCCGGAATCACTGAAGTGTCCACCATCAATGCCAAGGAG ATTATGCAGCTGCTGATGAAGGGGAACCGGCAGAGGACCCAGGAGCCCACAGCTGCCAATCAGACGTCCTCCCGCTCGCACGCAGTGCTGCAGGTGGCAGTGCGCCAGCGCAGCCGGGTCAAGAACATCCTGCAGGAGGTGCGGCAAGGCCGCCTGTTCATGATTGACCTGGCTGGCTCCGAGCGTGCCTCCCAG ACACAGAACCGGGGACAGCGCATGAAGGAGGGAGCCCACATCAACCGCTCTCTGCTGGCCCTGGGCAACTGCATCAACGCGCTGAGCGATAAGGGTGGCAATAAGTACATCAACTATCGGGACAGCAAGCTCACCCGGCTCCTGAAG GACTCACTAGGGGGGAACAGCCGCACAGTGATGATCGCCCACATCAGTCCAGCGAGCACTGCCTTTGAGGAGTCCCGGAATACCCTGACCTACGCTGGCCGAGCCAAGAATATTAGGACTCGG GTGAAGCAGAACCTGCTCAACGTCTCCTACCACATCGCTCAGTACACCAGCATCATCGCGGACCTGCGAGGCGAGATCCAGAGACTCAAGTGCAAGATCGACCAGCAGGCGGGGCGGGGTCAGGCCCGGGGCCGCCTGGACCGGGGTGACATTCGCCATATCCAAG cTGAGGTACAGCTACACAGCGGGCAGGAAGGGCAGGCGGAGATGGGACAGCTTCGGGAGCAGCTCATCGGCGCCTTCCACGAGCAGATGGATGTGCGGCGGcgcctgctggagctggagaacCAGGCCATGGAAGTCCAGATTGACACCTCCCGGCACCTACTCACCATCGCGGG CTGGGAGCATGAGAAGTCACGTCGGGCTCTCAAGTGGCGGGAGGAGCGAAGGAAGGAATCCTACACCAAAGACGACAGCGAGAAGGACTCAGACACAGGAGATGAGCCTGATAACCTGGAGCCACCAGAGGTGGCGTCAGCTCGGGAAAACATCGCCGCCCTGGTGGGCGAACAGAAGAAGCTGCGCAAGCAGAAG CTAGCGCTGGAGCAGCGCTGCCGGGAGCTGCGAGCGCGGGGCCGGCGCCTGGAAGAGACGCTGCCTCGGCGCATTGGTACCGAAGAGCAACGTGAGGTGCTCAGCCTGCTGTGCCGCGTGCACGAGCTGGAGGTGGAAAACACCGAGATGCAGTCGCACGCTCTACTCCGCGACAGTGCTCTACGCCACCGGCGCGAGGCCGTGCGCCGCCTGGAGCAGCACCGCAGTCTCTGCGAAGAGATTATTCAGGGCCAGCGGCAGATCATCGATG ACTTCAATCTGGAGATTCCCCGGCACCTGGAGGAACTCTATGAAGTCTACCTTCGGGAACTGGAGGAGGGCAGCCTGGAGCGGGCCACCATCATGGACCGCGTGGCCTCCAGGGCTCTTCAG gacagctCCTTGCCCAGAATCACTGCGCCTGGGACCACACTGACCCCGGACTCTGACCTGGAGAGTGTGAAGACACTGAGCTCTGAGACCCAGCGCCCCCAAAACAATACCCTACCCCCGCTTGGCACAGACAG TGAGTCCTACCACGTGTTCAAGGTCAGTCCCAGGGCCTGGCAGGCGAAGAATTCCTCTATGCCCACTCCACCTCCCATCCAGGTGGGCACCTTGGTGACCCAGCAGATGAATT CACAGGACAGCCTGGGCAGCCAGATCAACTCTTCCCCAGACAGCAGTGAGAATCtgtcagagatccctctgtcttaTAAAG AGAAAAAAGAGATCCTGACCCGGACTAAGTGTATCTCGGTGAAAGCCGCCCAGCGGCGCTCCCGGGCCCTGGGATCGGAGGGGCGCCACCTGCTGGCACCTGCCACAGAGCGCAGCAGCCAGTCCCTGAACTCGTTGAGCCAGGCTGACGATGTTCGCCCCTCGGGTCCGCTGGCCTGCAAGCGGCCGCCAAGCCCCACACTGCAGCATGCTATCAGCGAGGACAATCTATCCAGCAGCACTGGCGAGGGCCCCTCTGGGGCAGTAGGACCTCGAGGTGATGGCACAGGACCCTGG CTGTCTCGTCCCAAGACACACCTGCTGGGGCCTCACCCCTCAGAGGGCGGAGACCGGAGGATGCCAGCGTGTGGGCGGCCATCCCCTGGTGTCAGACATCTGGGAAAGGTCACACTTCCTCTGGCCAAGGTCAGATTTCCTCCAAGCCAGAACACAG GCTCTGGAAACCCCTCACCCCTTCCTGTTCCCCCCAACCCAGCTGCTGTTTCCCGCAGAGCCACACGTGGGCCCAGCCTGCCCCACGGTTCAAGCACCCTTGGCAAAGATGGCCGCCTCCGGCATAATTGA
- the Kif19 gene encoding kinesin-like protein KIF19 isoform X2, with product MKDSGDSKDQQLMVALRVRPISVAELEEGATLIAHKVDEQMVVLMDPMEDPDDILRAHRSREKSYLFDVAFDFTATQEMVYQATTKSLIEGVISGYNATVFAYGPTGCGKTYTMLGTDHEPGIYVRTLNDLFRAIEETSNDMEYEVSMSYLEIYNEMIRDLLNPALGYLELREDSKGVIQVAGITEVSTINAKEIMQLLMKGNRQRTQEPTAANQTSSRSHAVLQVAVRQRSRVKNILQEVRQGRLFMIDLAGSERASQTQNRGQRMKEGAHINRSLLALGNCINALSDKGGNKYINYRDSKLTRLLKDSLGGNSRTVMIAHISPASTAFEESRNTLTYAGRAKNIRTRVKQNLLNVSYHIAQYTSIIADLRGEIQRLKCKIDQQAGRGQARGRLDRGDIRHIQAEVQLHSGQEGQAEMGQLREQLIGAFHEQMDVRRRLLELENQAMEVQIDTSRHLLTIAGWEHEKSRRALKWREERRKESYTKDDSEKDSDTGDEPDNLEPPEVASARENIAALVGEQKKLRKQKLALEQRCRELRARGRRLEETLPRRIGTEEQREVLSLLCRVHELEVENTEMQSHALLRDSALRHRREAVRRLEQHRSLCEEIIQGQRQIIDDFNLEIPRHLEELYEVYLRELEEGSLERATIMDRVASRALQDSSLPRITAPGTTLTPDSDLESVKTLSSETQRPQNNTLPPLGTDSESYHVFKVSPRAWQAKNSSMPTPPPIQAPPQDSLGSQINSSPDSSENLSEIPLSYKEKKEILTRTKCISVKAAQRRSRALGSEGRHLLAPATERSSQSLNSLSQADDVRPSGPLACKRPPSPTLQHAISEDNLSSSTGEGPSGAVGPRGDGTGPWVRGQKKSLSKKREESLEAKKRKRRSRSFEVTGQGLSRPKTHLLGPHPSEGGDRRMPACGRPSPGVRHLGKVTLPLAKVRFPPSQNTGSGNPSPLPVPPNPAAVSRRATRGPSLPHGSSTLGKDGRLRHN from the exons ATGGTGGTTCTCATGGACCCAATGGAGGACCCTGATGACATCCTGCGGGCACACCGGTCTCGGGAGAAGTCGTACCTATTCGATGTGGCCTTTGACTTCACTGCCACCCAG GAGATGGTGTATCAGGCCACCACCAAGAGCCTCATTGAGGGTGTCATCTCAGGGTACAATGCCACTGTGTTTGCCTATGGCCCTACAG GCTGTGGGAAGACCTACACCATGCTGGGCACTGACCATGAGCCGGGCATCTATGTTCGGACCCTGAATGACCTGTTCCGAGCCATTGAGGAGACCAGCAATGACATGGAATATGAGGTGTCCATGTCCTACCTGGAG ATCTACAATGAGATGATCCGGGACCTGCTGAACCCCGCCCTGGGGTACCTGGAGCTGCGGGAGGACTCCAAAGGGGTGATCCAGGTGGCCGGAATCACTGAAGTGTCCACCATCAATGCCAAGGAG ATTATGCAGCTGCTGATGAAGGGGAACCGGCAGAGGACCCAGGAGCCCACAGCTGCCAATCAGACGTCCTCCCGCTCGCACGCAGTGCTGCAGGTGGCAGTGCGCCAGCGCAGCCGGGTCAAGAACATCCTGCAGGAGGTGCGGCAAGGCCGCCTGTTCATGATTGACCTGGCTGGCTCCGAGCGTGCCTCCCAG ACACAGAACCGGGGACAGCGCATGAAGGAGGGAGCCCACATCAACCGCTCTCTGCTGGCCCTGGGCAACTGCATCAACGCGCTGAGCGATAAGGGTGGCAATAAGTACATCAACTATCGGGACAGCAAGCTCACCCGGCTCCTGAAG GACTCACTAGGGGGGAACAGCCGCACAGTGATGATCGCCCACATCAGTCCAGCGAGCACTGCCTTTGAGGAGTCCCGGAATACCCTGACCTACGCTGGCCGAGCCAAGAATATTAGGACTCGG GTGAAGCAGAACCTGCTCAACGTCTCCTACCACATCGCTCAGTACACCAGCATCATCGCGGACCTGCGAGGCGAGATCCAGAGACTCAAGTGCAAGATCGACCAGCAGGCGGGGCGGGGTCAGGCCCGGGGCCGCCTGGACCGGGGTGACATTCGCCATATCCAAG cTGAGGTACAGCTACACAGCGGGCAGGAAGGGCAGGCGGAGATGGGACAGCTTCGGGAGCAGCTCATCGGCGCCTTCCACGAGCAGATGGATGTGCGGCGGcgcctgctggagctggagaacCAGGCCATGGAAGTCCAGATTGACACCTCCCGGCACCTACTCACCATCGCGGG CTGGGAGCATGAGAAGTCACGTCGGGCTCTCAAGTGGCGGGAGGAGCGAAGGAAGGAATCCTACACCAAAGACGACAGCGAGAAGGACTCAGACACAGGAGATGAGCCTGATAACCTGGAGCCACCAGAGGTGGCGTCAGCTCGGGAAAACATCGCCGCCCTGGTGGGCGAACAGAAGAAGCTGCGCAAGCAGAAG CTAGCGCTGGAGCAGCGCTGCCGGGAGCTGCGAGCGCGGGGCCGGCGCCTGGAAGAGACGCTGCCTCGGCGCATTGGTACCGAAGAGCAACGTGAGGTGCTCAGCCTGCTGTGCCGCGTGCACGAGCTGGAGGTGGAAAACACCGAGATGCAGTCGCACGCTCTACTCCGCGACAGTGCTCTACGCCACCGGCGCGAGGCCGTGCGCCGCCTGGAGCAGCACCGCAGTCTCTGCGAAGAGATTATTCAGGGCCAGCGGCAGATCATCGATG ACTTCAATCTGGAGATTCCCCGGCACCTGGAGGAACTCTATGAAGTCTACCTTCGGGAACTGGAGGAGGGCAGCCTGGAGCGGGCCACCATCATGGACCGCGTGGCCTCCAGGGCTCTTCAG gacagctCCTTGCCCAGAATCACTGCGCCTGGGACCACACTGACCCCGGACTCTGACCTGGAGAGTGTGAAGACACTGAGCTCTGAGACCCAGCGCCCCCAAAACAATACCCTACCCCCGCTTGGCACAGACAG TGAGTCCTACCACGTGTTCAAGGTCAGTCCCAGGGCCTGGCAGGCGAAGAATTCCTCTATGCCCACTCCACCTCCCATCCAG GCCCCACCACAGGACAGCCTGGGCAGCCAGATCAACTCTTCCCCAGACAGCAGTGAGAATCtgtcagagatccctctgtcttaTAAAG AGAAAAAAGAGATCCTGACCCGGACTAAGTGTATCTCGGTGAAAGCCGCCCAGCGGCGCTCCCGGGCCCTGGGATCGGAGGGGCGCCACCTGCTGGCACCTGCCACAGAGCGCAGCAGCCAGTCCCTGAACTCGTTGAGCCAGGCTGACGATGTTCGCCCCTCGGGTCCGCTGGCCTGCAAGCGGCCGCCAAGCCCCACACTGCAGCATGCTATCAGCGAGGACAATCTATCCAGCAGCACTGGCGAGGGCCCCTCTGGGGCAGTAGGACCTCGAGGTGATGGCACAGGACCCTGGGTGCGTGGTCAGAAGAAAAGCCTCAGCAAGAAAAGGGAGGAGTCACTGGAGGCGAAGAAGAGGAAGCGGAGGTCTCGGTCCTTCGAGGTCACAGGACAAGGG CTGTCTCGTCCCAAGACACACCTGCTGGGGCCTCACCCCTCAGAGGGCGGAGACCGGAGGATGCCAGCGTGTGGGCGGCCATCCCCTGGTGTCAGACATCTGGGAAAGGTCACACTTCCTCTGGCCAAGGTCAGATTTCCTCCAAGCCAGAACACAG GCTCTGGAAACCCCTCACCCCTTCCTGTTCCCCCCAACCCAGCTGCTGTTTCCCGCAGAGCCACACGTGGGCCCAGCCTGCCCCACGGTTCAAGCACCCTTGGCAAAGATGGCCGCCTCCGGCATAATTGA
- the Kif19 gene encoding kinesin-like protein KIF19 isoform X1: MKDSGDSKDQQLMVALRVRPISVAELEEGATLIAHKVDEQMVVLMDPMEDPDDILRAHRSREKSYLFDVAFDFTATQEMVYQATTKSLIEGVISGYNATVFAYGPTGCGKTYTMLGTDHEPGIYVRTLNDLFRAIEETSNDMEYEVSMSYLEIYNEMIRDLLNPALGYLELREDSKGVIQVAGITEVSTINAKEIMQLLMKGNRQRTQEPTAANQTSSRSHAVLQVAVRQRSRVKNILQEVRQGRLFMIDLAGSERASQTQNRGQRMKEGAHINRSLLALGNCINALSDKGGNKYINYRDSKLTRLLKDSLGGNSRTVMIAHISPASTAFEESRNTLTYAGRAKNIRTRVKQNLLNVSYHIAQYTSIIADLRGEIQRLKCKIDQQAGRGQARGRLDRGDIRHIQAEVQLHSGQEGQAEMGQLREQLIGAFHEQMDVRRRLLELENQAMEVQIDTSRHLLTIAGWEHEKSRRALKWREERRKESYTKDDSEKDSDTGDEPDNLEPPEVASARENIAALVGEQKKLRKQKLALEQRCRELRARGRRLEETLPRRIGTEEQREVLSLLCRVHELEVENTEMQSHALLRDSALRHRREAVRRLEQHRSLCEEIIQGQRQIIDDFNLEIPRHLEELYEVYLRELEEGSLERATIMDRVASRALQDSSLPRITAPGTTLTPDSDLESVKTLSSETQRPQNNTLPPLGTDSESYHVFKVSPRAWQAKNSSMPTPPPIQVGTLVTQQMNSQDSLGSQINSSPDSSENLSEIPLSYKEKKEILTRTKCISVKAAQRRSRALGSEGRHLLAPATERSSQSLNSLSQADDVRPSGPLACKRPPSPTLQHAISEDNLSSSTGEGPSGAVGPRGDGTGPWVRGQKKSLSKKREESLEAKKRKRRSRSFEVTGQGLSRPKTHLLGPHPSEGGDRRMPACGRPSPGVRHLGKVTLPLAKVRFPPSQNTGSGNPSPLPVPPNPAAVSRRATRGPSLPHGSSTLGKDGRLRHN, translated from the exons ATGGTGGTTCTCATGGACCCAATGGAGGACCCTGATGACATCCTGCGGGCACACCGGTCTCGGGAGAAGTCGTACCTATTCGATGTGGCCTTTGACTTCACTGCCACCCAG GAGATGGTGTATCAGGCCACCACCAAGAGCCTCATTGAGGGTGTCATCTCAGGGTACAATGCCACTGTGTTTGCCTATGGCCCTACAG GCTGTGGGAAGACCTACACCATGCTGGGCACTGACCATGAGCCGGGCATCTATGTTCGGACCCTGAATGACCTGTTCCGAGCCATTGAGGAGACCAGCAATGACATGGAATATGAGGTGTCCATGTCCTACCTGGAG ATCTACAATGAGATGATCCGGGACCTGCTGAACCCCGCCCTGGGGTACCTGGAGCTGCGGGAGGACTCCAAAGGGGTGATCCAGGTGGCCGGAATCACTGAAGTGTCCACCATCAATGCCAAGGAG ATTATGCAGCTGCTGATGAAGGGGAACCGGCAGAGGACCCAGGAGCCCACAGCTGCCAATCAGACGTCCTCCCGCTCGCACGCAGTGCTGCAGGTGGCAGTGCGCCAGCGCAGCCGGGTCAAGAACATCCTGCAGGAGGTGCGGCAAGGCCGCCTGTTCATGATTGACCTGGCTGGCTCCGAGCGTGCCTCCCAG ACACAGAACCGGGGACAGCGCATGAAGGAGGGAGCCCACATCAACCGCTCTCTGCTGGCCCTGGGCAACTGCATCAACGCGCTGAGCGATAAGGGTGGCAATAAGTACATCAACTATCGGGACAGCAAGCTCACCCGGCTCCTGAAG GACTCACTAGGGGGGAACAGCCGCACAGTGATGATCGCCCACATCAGTCCAGCGAGCACTGCCTTTGAGGAGTCCCGGAATACCCTGACCTACGCTGGCCGAGCCAAGAATATTAGGACTCGG GTGAAGCAGAACCTGCTCAACGTCTCCTACCACATCGCTCAGTACACCAGCATCATCGCGGACCTGCGAGGCGAGATCCAGAGACTCAAGTGCAAGATCGACCAGCAGGCGGGGCGGGGTCAGGCCCGGGGCCGCCTGGACCGGGGTGACATTCGCCATATCCAAG cTGAGGTACAGCTACACAGCGGGCAGGAAGGGCAGGCGGAGATGGGACAGCTTCGGGAGCAGCTCATCGGCGCCTTCCACGAGCAGATGGATGTGCGGCGGcgcctgctggagctggagaacCAGGCCATGGAAGTCCAGATTGACACCTCCCGGCACCTACTCACCATCGCGGG CTGGGAGCATGAGAAGTCACGTCGGGCTCTCAAGTGGCGGGAGGAGCGAAGGAAGGAATCCTACACCAAAGACGACAGCGAGAAGGACTCAGACACAGGAGATGAGCCTGATAACCTGGAGCCACCAGAGGTGGCGTCAGCTCGGGAAAACATCGCCGCCCTGGTGGGCGAACAGAAGAAGCTGCGCAAGCAGAAG CTAGCGCTGGAGCAGCGCTGCCGGGAGCTGCGAGCGCGGGGCCGGCGCCTGGAAGAGACGCTGCCTCGGCGCATTGGTACCGAAGAGCAACGTGAGGTGCTCAGCCTGCTGTGCCGCGTGCACGAGCTGGAGGTGGAAAACACCGAGATGCAGTCGCACGCTCTACTCCGCGACAGTGCTCTACGCCACCGGCGCGAGGCCGTGCGCCGCCTGGAGCAGCACCGCAGTCTCTGCGAAGAGATTATTCAGGGCCAGCGGCAGATCATCGATG ACTTCAATCTGGAGATTCCCCGGCACCTGGAGGAACTCTATGAAGTCTACCTTCGGGAACTGGAGGAGGGCAGCCTGGAGCGGGCCACCATCATGGACCGCGTGGCCTCCAGGGCTCTTCAG gacagctCCTTGCCCAGAATCACTGCGCCTGGGACCACACTGACCCCGGACTCTGACCTGGAGAGTGTGAAGACACTGAGCTCTGAGACCCAGCGCCCCCAAAACAATACCCTACCCCCGCTTGGCACAGACAG TGAGTCCTACCACGTGTTCAAGGTCAGTCCCAGGGCCTGGCAGGCGAAGAATTCCTCTATGCCCACTCCACCTCCCATCCAGGTGGGCACCTTGGTGACCCAGCAGATGAATT CACAGGACAGCCTGGGCAGCCAGATCAACTCTTCCCCAGACAGCAGTGAGAATCtgtcagagatccctctgtcttaTAAAG AGAAAAAAGAGATCCTGACCCGGACTAAGTGTATCTCGGTGAAAGCCGCCCAGCGGCGCTCCCGGGCCCTGGGATCGGAGGGGCGCCACCTGCTGGCACCTGCCACAGAGCGCAGCAGCCAGTCCCTGAACTCGTTGAGCCAGGCTGACGATGTTCGCCCCTCGGGTCCGCTGGCCTGCAAGCGGCCGCCAAGCCCCACACTGCAGCATGCTATCAGCGAGGACAATCTATCCAGCAGCACTGGCGAGGGCCCCTCTGGGGCAGTAGGACCTCGAGGTGATGGCACAGGACCCTGGGTGCGTGGTCAGAAGAAAAGCCTCAGCAAGAAAAGGGAGGAGTCACTGGAGGCGAAGAAGAGGAAGCGGAGGTCTCGGTCCTTCGAGGTCACAGGACAAGGG CTGTCTCGTCCCAAGACACACCTGCTGGGGCCTCACCCCTCAGAGGGCGGAGACCGGAGGATGCCAGCGTGTGGGCGGCCATCCCCTGGTGTCAGACATCTGGGAAAGGTCACACTTCCTCTGGCCAAGGTCAGATTTCCTCCAAGCCAGAACACAG GCTCTGGAAACCCCTCACCCCTTCCTGTTCCCCCCAACCCAGCTGCTGTTTCCCGCAGAGCCACACGTGGGCCCAGCCTGCCCCACGGTTCAAGCACCCTTGGCAAAGATGGCCGCCTCCGGCATAATTGA